Genomic DNA from Candidatus Cloacimonadota bacterium:
CATTCAGGATCATTTCACCTGATTATACAACATCAAACAGAACTTTGGGAGTCTTCACGATTGTAGACACACCGATTGGCTGGCTGCAGGTTGGTGCGTCATCAGGAACACTTGAACCTGGAGGTTCAGCGCTCATTCCGATACACGTCAATACAACAGAATTAGAAGCAGGATATTACGAAGCATATGTCTGTGTTACCTCTCAAATAGGGCAGAAGATCAACATTCCTATTATGCTGGAAGTAAGTTATGGCAATGATGATGAACCTCAAGAAGATGTCGCAAATACTACGATATATCCTAATCCATTTATTTCTTCTGCTACGATTTCGTATTACAAAACTAAGAATTCCCAAGATCATGTAGAAATTATCATTTATAACATAAAGGGTCAACTGATTAGGGAAATTGAAGATATACATTCACAGCAGGGAGTAAATGAAGTAGTATGGAATGGTAAAGATCGCTATGGAAAAAGCGTTTCATCAGGTTTGTACTATTATCAGATAAAAGTTGGAAACGAAATAATTGGAACGAATAAATGTCTTCTCATGAGAGAATAGCATAAACAAAACAATTAATTATACCTGAAGGCGATATTGGCGAATATCGCCTTCATTTTTCGGGAATTAAATTGATTATAATAATATCCTCATTTAAGATACTCGACCTATTTACTATTTCTTGACAAATATTTCATACGAGATTTCGAAGCATTTAAGCATCGTGGAGGTGTGAAATGAGTAGAAAAAAAATTATATTTGGTGTGGTTTTAATTCTTTTTTGTACGAGTCTGCTTTCAGCACAGGTAAATTTTCAGCATGTCTGCACATTGCATAAACCCAGTTCGGGAATCAGTTATCAAGTTACTCAACTATTTGATTATGATAATAACGATATTGATGAAATAATTACACAATATTATGATGTGGATCAGTATCTTCAGTATATTATTATCTCTGATATTTCAGGAACTATTATAGATTCGATCGTTATTGATGATTGGTTTTTTTATGATGAATATGTTGTTAGTGATGAAGTAATCTTATTCAATAAAAGTGGAGTGAATGTTATTATGAGAGCTCAAGTTCCATATTTTCAAGGAAGATTAAGATTTTCACTTCAAGATTGTGAAACCCTTTCTTACATTGATTCTCTGAATATCTTTCCTTTAAACAACAGCATGTTTTCAGAAGTATTTATTATTGATTTTTATCAAAATGATAATGAGGATATTTTTCTTGTAGGAGCAAATGAATTTAGTTTTTTTGCTAAGGAAGATCCCAACCATACATGTTTGTTTAAGTTCAAGATTGATAATGATTCTTTGAATTATATTGATGGATATTATAATACTGGGATGACCTGTGTTCATCCAGATAATATCGTACTTCTTTCTGTTGGTAAATATTCTTATGCTTCAGTTGGTTCAGGTGTGTCTTGTTTTAGTTATTACTACTTGCAAAAAATAACAAAAGTCGAGCCAATCTTACAAACACAACTTCATTCTACAGGAGGTAATGTTGTTTGGGAAAAAGATTCGAAAGAAACATATTACCATTATCCAAAAAATTATGATGTTATCACAAAAAACAATCAAGATGATTCACCGCAGGTTCTACAATATCGCAGGCTCGATTCGGACGATGGAACATCTGTTCATTTTAAAGCGTATGAAACCATAAACTGGCAAGAGATTTGGTCTAAAGAAGATTCACAAATTGGCTTAGGAAAAATAACTGCATCAAGTTGTGTTCAGGTAAACAATGAAGACCATTATGTGATGTATTTCAGGGGTGATAAGCTTGAAATAAGAGACAGATTGAATGGTAACATCATTCATCACCAGGATTCTGTACTTGCAGTATGTGACATACTCAGAAAAAGCGATGGGGACCTTCTCTTCTTTGTAGAAAAAGATGATGAAACCGGTTACGATGTTTACTCTCTCGATGGACCTATCTTCGTTTCAAATGATGAACCACCTACACAAAATGAATTCGTAATTGAACAGTATCCGAATCCATTTAAAAATGACATAACCTTTTCCTTCTCATCAAAAGAACCGACTCAAAATGTTGGGATAAAGATTTATAATATCAAGGGTCAATTGGAAAGAGCACTCCGCTTCAACACTTCTTCGCTTTCTCGCTTTCACACTGTCATTTGGGATGGACGCGATAACAGCGGAAATGCAGTTTCACAAGGCGTTTATCTCTATCGCATAAATTTAAATAAACAAGAAATTTCCGGTAAAATTATTAAACTCGATGAGGAGTAGTTATGAAAAAAATATTTCTTCCCGTTTTGATTCTTGTCCTTTTCGCAAGCATTGTTTCGGCAGATGTGCAATTTCAGTATGAGTTTACGATCGATAAATTTAATAGTAATGATATACTCCAAAAAGTATATTTATTCGATTATAATAATGACGGAATTGATGATTATGCAATCGACTATAGTTGCTACGAAGCGTATGGATTGTTTTATAAATATGTATCAGGATTATACAATAGCGAAGGTGCTCTATTTGATGAACTACATCCAGATTGGTACGAAAGATATTATTTTTTTCAAAACTACAATTTAGAAAATAGATCAATCTTTATTCATTCTCTGGACGATTCGCTTTTTATCCAGTTAAAGGAATATAATACTGGCAGTATTCTCGATTCTATTAAAATTACTATTACAGAAGGTCATTTTTTCACTTATATAACTGATGTAAATTCAAAAGTGTTAAATGACACTACGTATCTTTTCGTTGGTGCTATGAAGAAATGGAATTATATTGGAGATGAATACTTTACATCATATTTTTTTATTTTAAAGATTGTTGAAGATGAAATATTTCATCAGGAAGGCATTGAGAATAGTGGATTCAATAGTATTAATGCGAATAACAAAAATTTAAGTATCGGATTTTTTTATGATAATCTTGATAATGCTGCTTATGGCTCTGAAACTTTTAATTATTATTTAAAATGTACATCATTCCAAGATAGTAATTCAGTTGAATCGTTGCATTATGCTGGAGGTTTGCTGTACTACACAACACCCAACGAATGGAATCATTGCCCTCAAAATTACGAGATACTTACAAAAAATCCTCTAGGT
This window encodes:
- a CDS encoding T9SS type A sorting domain-containing protein; its protein translation is MSRKKIIFGVVLILFCTSLLSAQVNFQHVCTLHKPSSGISYQVTQLFDYDNNDIDEIITQYYDVDQYLQYIIISDISGTIIDSIVIDDWFFYDEYVVSDEVILFNKSGVNVIMRAQVPYFQGRLRFSLQDCETLSYIDSLNIFPLNNSMFSEVFIIDFYQNDNEDIFLVGANEFSFFAKEDPNHTCLFKFKIDNDSLNYIDGYYNTGMTCVHPDNIVLLSVGKYSYASVGSGVSCFSYYYLQKITKVEPILQTQLHSTGGNVVWEKDSKETYYHYPKNYDVITKNNQDDSPQVLQYRRLDSDDGTSVHFKAYETINWQEIWSKEDSQIGLGKITASSCVQVNNEDHYVMYFRGDKLEIRDRLNGNIIHHQDSVLAVCDILRKSDGDLLFFVEKDDETGYDVYSLDGPIFVSNDEPPTQNEFVIEQYPNPFKNDITFSFSSKEPTQNVGIKIYNIKGQLERALRFNTSSLSRFHTVIWDGRDNSGNAVSQGVYLYRINLNKQEISGKIIKLDEE
- a CDS encoding T9SS type A sorting domain-containing protein, translated to MKKIFLPVLILVLFASIVSADVQFQYEFTIDKFNSNDILQKVYLFDYNNDGIDDYAIDYSCYEAYGLFYKYVSGLYNSEGALFDELHPDWYERYYFFQNYNLENRSIFIHSLDDSLFIQLKEYNTGSILDSIKITITEGHFFTYITDVNSKVLNDTTYLFVGAMKKWNYIGDEYFTSYFFILKIVEDEIFHQEGIENSGFNSINANNKNLSIGFFYDNLDNAAYGSETFNYYLKCTSFQDSNSVESLHYAGGLLYYTTPNEWNHCPQNYEILTKNPLGDYPHVLYYQQYDSEDGDSVFFYAYDLDIPEKVWSREDTLLNDSKITASTCVMVNDEVHYVMYFYDNHTLEIRDRLNGNIVHQQDSVFIVSDILRKSNGDLLFFVEKNDETGYDVYSFDGPIFVSNDESPTQNEFVIEQFPNPFRNHITFSFKSKELIQNAEIKIYNIKGQLIQELHPFSSSPLHHFESTWDGNDKHGQKVTPGLYLYQVLINGEQKAERKCLLIE